Below is a window of Synergistaceae bacterium DNA.
AGGCTTAGTATACTCTTGTTTCATAAATTGTCAAGATATTTACAATAATTTAAGCATTTTTACGGTATCTCGCTTAGTTAACCTTGTTATATATAAGTTCACATGTGTCCAAGATAGTTTTTTACAAGTGGCTATTCTAGTAGTTATAGCAACAGAAATTAGCTCAGGTATCGTATCGGCGGCCTTATTTTAATTTTATCCGATATACTATTGAAAAGCCTTGCTATAACTGGATACTTTTTTAGATTTTTGCTATTTTGGACAGCAGTGATATAAGTTATCTTTTCATGAACATAATTAGGCGGCCGTACTTAGCTACAAACTGCTGATCCCTATATTCGTGTGCCGGTCAGCCTTTCTTTTATAAGTAATGTGGAAACGTGCAAATATACGAATACTCCGGGTTTTTAGTTTCTTCCCGGAGTATCTCTTTATTTTGAATTCGTTCCTCAAATATTCTTAGCTGAAGATTTTAAGTCTCTTCCTGTTTTATATACAAAGTCAGCGCAGCACAGAATCAAGAGTATCATCGGCGGCAGTTCCGCGCAGCAGGGAAATAGCCGTTGCAAAGACGCTGAATCCGACGGACAGCCAAAAGGCCTTGTGCAGTCCGGCAATAAAACCGGAGATTATTATACCCTGACCGCCTTCCTGCATACCGGTAAACAAACCGATCAGAGCACCTTGATCGAGGCTGGAAGATACTATACCCATGCTGAGTGCCATACTGATGACCATCCCAATATTGTTCATCATCGTCCTTGTTCCGGCTGCAATGCCGCGCCGCTCAGATGGCACTGCCTGCATTATGGCGTTGGTGTTGGGTGACGTGAAAAATCCGGAGCCGGCTCCCATTATGACCATCCAAAGGATAAGCCACGACAGGGGTGTATCGGCCTGGATGGTCGTAAACCCGTAAAGCCCGACAACAGTGATGGCCAGGCCAAGGGATGACAGCCCCCTGGAACCGTAGCGATCGGACAGGGCGCCGCTGATGGGGGCAAGAACCATCATAGCGATGGCAAAAGGTGTAAGCAAAATCCCGGCCTGTAATGGGGTCAGTCCGCGGACACTCTGGAAAAAGAAGATGAGCAGGAAGGTCACCGCTCCACGAGCCACCCCGTTCAGGAGGTTGCTGGCATAAGCACAGACCAGAAGCCGGTGCTCAAAAAGCTCCAGGTCGACCATTGGCTGGGCTGTATGGTTTTCAACAATGACAAACATAACCAATAACAATGTCCCGCCGATCAAGCCGGTCAGTATGGGCCATGAAGTCCAGCCCAGGATATTACCAATAGTAATGGCAAGAAGAATGGCCAAAATACCTACAGTAAAAAGTCCGGTCCCCATCCAGTCGAATTTCTGTCCGGCAGGCAGTTGGGCCAGCTCCCTCAGCTGCCACTGCGCCCAGATGGTCCCCAAGATGCCCAGCGGTACATTAAACCAGAATATCCAGCGCCAGCCTAACATAGTCAGATATCCGCCCAAAATTGGGCCAATTGTCGATCCGGCGGCAATTACCATGCTGTTGATTCCCAACGCAAGCCCCAGCTCTGATTTTGGAAAGGCATCGGTAACTATGGCGGTGCTGTTGGCCATAATCAAAGAACCTCCTGCAGCTTGTACAAGACGGAAGACAAGTAATTCCCATGCGTTCTGTGCAAATCCACTGAATAAAGCCGCTGCTGTGAAAACGACGAAACCGTAAACGTATAATTTTTTCCGGCCATAAATATCGGCGACCCTTCCAATGGAAGGGACCAGAATTGTAATTACGAGCATGTAACCCATCACAGTCCAGATAATAGCTTCCATGCCTGCGTTCAATTCCTTGCTGATAGTGGGCAGCGCAATCATCATGGTGCTGGTGTTCAGCACAGAAAGTAAAGCTCCAAGGGTAGTGCAGGAAAGGGCCATCCATTTGTATGAGCCTGAAATATCGTTGGAATTCTCAGGTACTGAGTTATTCATTATATTTAATATCCTCCCGTATTGCGCGTATATTATGTATCAAATATACACTCACATCTATATATGTTTACCATAGGTATCTAAGATAGTTTTTTACTATTTTGGACAGCACGGTATTTCCCGAACCAAGAAGCACCCGGATGACTATAAGTATCTCTATTATGTCAGCTAAGGGATATTTTGCGGAATTTTCATGCGTTGATATTGCCTATTATTGTTTTATCTTGGACTGACCGGCTTTTCATAGGCAAAGTTTGAGCAGGTGATGTCCGGAATTATCGCCGATAAAAACTCAGTCCTGCTGCTGAAGCAACCGGATCCGCACTGTGCTGCAAGGCGCGGATCCGGTCCAGGTCCAAAAATCAGTAAAACTAGTTAAGAAATTTATTTTATCTTCAGATATTTTTCCGGCACCTTGACATCTGTGACTTTCATATACCCTCTGCCAAAGACGTACGTGTCCTCGTAGACAAGTACAAGTTTCTTGTTTTTCAGGCCCTTTGCAACATCAAAGTACGGCGCTCCATTCCAAGCCGCGCCCGGCGTATACTTATCGTAGCACTTCCAAAGATCCTTCAGGTTATAAAGTTTCGCCTTCTTCTCAGTTATGCGCTTGCCATATTCGGTAAGAGCGCAGACGGTGCTCCATCCGTATGAGTAGGGCCATGTCCCCATGCGTCCCTTGCCGCCTGCCTTTATTACGGCAGCCTCAACTTTTTTCAATATTGCCGGCCAGTCTCCGGCTTCTTTCTTAAGGTCAATGCCGAATGCGCCGGGATATCCCATCAGTGGTGACGGAAGGTCCGGCTCAACAAAGATCGCACCATACTTGGCAACCTGTTTCAGAAGGGGTTCCGTCTGCGCATCGTTGGTGCAGAAAAACGCAGTATTTTTGCCGTATTTCTGGATCCATGCAGGGACCTTCTCCAGGATGAACTGCTGCGCCCCTGCTACTCCCACGTCGCTTACGGGGTCTGGAGCCGTCTCAAATGCAAACTTTAAGCCCATGTCCTTGCATGCCTGCTCCATGATGGCGCGGCGGCGGGAAAGGAGCTCGTAGCTCATATGCCTTGGGAATGAAATATGTACAAAGGTTTTTGCCCCAAGTTTCTTGGCGGTATTGATGATGAGGTATCCGCGCATAATATTGTCAACGCCGATCGCAAGGTCTGCAGTGCTTGTAATTACCATCGGATCCTCCTGAGGTTCTCCTGCAAAGCAGAGCACATCAGGGCGCTTCTCCTTGACCCTCCGGAAGGCTTCCGTCGTCCCGGGGATAGCATCGTCTACGACTATGACTTTGACTTTAGGGTCATCAGCAAGTCCTACGATCTGTGAGATGGTGGTCTCCATCTCAGACATAAAGTTATCCGGCATTGTTACGTGGCGGATCATGCCACCTTTTGCAACGTCCCCGTATTCCTTTATCATTCGCTCAGCGCCGCGGTATGTGTCCTCTGCCTGAGAGACGGTCAGAGTGGCAATGCCGATGTGAAAAGGAGCCTCCGCCAGAGCCGCGCCGCAGGATACCGCGGTCAGAAGCATGGCAAGAGCAAGACAAAGTGCTGATTTCTTCATTTCCTTCCCCTCCTCATAAAGATATTGAAATATTAGACTTGGATATTTTAAGGAAAATATCCAAAAACCGTACAAAACTTCCCGACAGAGAATTGGTCTTTGTTCGTATTGGCTATTTAACTATTTATAATATTCTAATAGACGGAAATGTCAACCATAGAGAAATACCTTTAAGTTATTCTGATATATCATTATATAATAGGAATATTATCTTATCAAGAAAGCCCCTCCTCTAGTTTTGATCAAGGAGGGGCTTTCTGTTATTCACCGGTGTTCATTGACCCATAGGCTTGCTTTTTTTCTAAAAACCTGATATTTATTTCTTATTTGCTTCCAAGCTTGATCTTCTCGTATTTTGCGGGGACCTTGACATCAGTGGTATGCATGTAGCCTTTGCCGAAGACGTAAGTATCCTGGTAAATGAGGATAAGGTTCTTCTTTGTCACGCCTGTACCAAGGTCGGTGTAATAGTTCCCGTTCCATTTAGCCCCCGGTGTGTATGCCGCATAACATGCCATGAGATCCTTTTTGCTGTTGAGCTTCGCTTTGCCCTCAACTATGCGTTTGCCGAATTCAGCAAGAGCCGCGCTGTTGGTATAGCCGTAGGAATATGCCCATGTCCCCATGCGTCCCTTTGCCCCTGCGGCAATAACGCTCTTCTCGACCTTCTTCAAAATGACGGGCCAGTTGCCGGCTTCCTTTGTAAGGTCGATCCCAAACGCTCCGGGATAACCCATAAGCGGCGAGGGAAGGTCTGCTTCGATGAAGTAGCCGCCGTACTTGGCAAGCTGCTTAAGAAGGGGTTCGGTGTGTGCATCGTTAGTGCAGAAGAACGCTGTATTTTTCCCGTACTTCTTGACCCATGCAGGTGTCTTTTCAAGTATGAACTGCTGCGCGCCCGCAACACCTACGTCGCTT
It encodes the following:
- a CDS encoding MFS transporter → MNNSVPENSNDISGSYKWMALSCTTLGALLSVLNTSTMMIALPTISKELNAGMEAIIWTVMGYMLVITILVPSIGRVADIYGRKKLYVYGFVVFTAAALFSGFAQNAWELLVFRLVQAAGGSLIMANSTAIVTDAFPKSELGLALGINSMVIAAGSTIGPILGGYLTMLGWRWIFWFNVPLGILGTIWAQWQLRELAQLPAGQKFDWMGTGLFTVGILAILLAITIGNILGWTSWPILTGLIGGTLLLVMFVIVENHTAQPMVDLELFEHRLLVCAYASNLLNGVARGAVTFLLIFFFQSVRGLTPLQAGILLTPFAIAMMVLAPISGALSDRYGSRGLSSLGLAITVVGLYGFTTIQADTPLSWLILWMVIMGAGSGFFTSPNTNAIMQAVPSERRGIAAGTRTMMNNIGMVISMALSMGIVSSSLDQGALIGLFTGMQEGGQGIIISGFIAGLHKAFWLSVGFSVFATAISLLRGTAADDTLDSVLR
- a CDS encoding DUF3798 domain-containing protein, which gives rise to MKKSALCLALAMLLTAVSCGAALAEAPFHIGIATLTVSQAEDTYRGAERMIKEYGDVAKGGMIRHVTMPDNFMSEMETTISQIVGLADDPKVKVIVVDDAIPGTTEAFRRVKEKRPDVLCFAGEPQEDPMVITSTADLAIGVDNIMRGYLIINTAKKLGAKTFVHISFPRHMSYELLSRRRAIMEQACKDMGLKFAFETAPDPVSDVGVAGAQQFILEKVPAWIQKYGKNTAFFCTNDAQTEPLLKQVAKYGAIFVEPDLPSPLMGYPGAFGIDLKKEAGDWPAILKKVEAAVIKAGGKGRMGTWPYSYGWSTVCALTEYGKRITEKKAKLYNLKDLWKCYDKYTPGAAWNGAPYFDVAKGLKNKKLVLVYEDTYVFGRGYMKVTDVKVPEKYLKIK